A stretch of the Syntrophorhabdaceae bacterium genome encodes the following:
- a CDS encoding Wzz/FepE/Etk N-terminal domain-containing protein, translated as MVVDENKNNTKKNGDEINLIDLAIILAKRKRLIIRFTVIIAILTSILSLILPPTYRAETKILPPQQGSSSLASQFMSQLGGAAMLIGGMMPIKTSAELCIGLLKSNTVIDRMIDRFDLMKLHKTKSREKTREKVLGTLKAKEDKKTGMIIIGVEDRDPKRSAILTNAFVEELKNINKGLAITEASQRRLFFEEQLQDVKVALTKAEEDMKTFQERTGVLQAEAQAKAVIENIALLRAQIAAKEVELRVLKTYTTHNNPDLYKAEEGLKAMRAELAKLETKGGGGHNPLMPTGRMPSVGTEYLRKMRELKFNETLYELLLKQYELAKLDEARDATVIQIVDKALTPERRVKPKRKLMVIVATLSAFLCSIGYVLYKEYMDKSGAIRENRERIDTLKKYLNFNLNINFKKFISKRKTP; from the coding sequence ATGGTAGTGGATGAAAATAAAAACAATACAAAGAAAAATGGAGATGAAATCAACTTAATAGATTTAGCTATCATTCTTGCAAAGAGAAAAAGGTTAATTATACGTTTTACTGTCATTATAGCTATATTAACTTCTATCCTTAGCCTTATATTGCCTCCAACATATAGGGCAGAAACAAAAATACTGCCGCCTCAGCAGGGAAGTTCAAGTTTGGCTTCTCAATTTATGAGTCAGTTAGGCGGTGCCGCAATGCTAATCGGTGGAATGATGCCAATTAAGACATCCGCTGAACTCTGTATAGGATTATTAAAAAGTAATACTGTTATTGACCGTATGATAGATAGATTTGATTTAATGAAACTACATAAAACTAAATCGAGAGAAAAGACAAGGGAGAAGGTTTTAGGTACACTAAAAGCAAAAGAAGACAAAAAAACAGGAATGATAATAATAGGCGTTGAAGATAGAGACCCAAAAAGATCTGCAATCCTTACTAATGCATTTGTGGAAGAATTAAAAAATATTAACAAGGGGCTTGCAATTACTGAGGCAAGCCAGAGAAGACTCTTCTTTGAGGAACAACTTCAGGATGTAAAGGTGGCGCTTACAAAAGCAGAAGAAGACATGAAGACTTTTCAGGAGAGAACTGGGGTTCTTCAGGCAGAGGCACAGGCAAAGGCAGTAATAGAGAATATAGCATTATTACGGGCACAAATAGCTGCAAAAGAGGTTGAATTAAGGGTGTTGAAGACATATACAACACATAATAACCCTGATCTATATAAGGCAGAAGAAGGTTTGAAGGCAATGAGGGCAGAGTTAGCAAAGCTGGAGACAAAAGGAGGGGGTGGCCACAATCCGCTTATGCCTACAGGGAGGATGCCATCAGTAGGGACAGAATATCTCCGCAAAATGCGTGAATTAAAATTCAATGAGACCTTATACGAACTGCTCTTAAAGCAGTATGAGCTTGCGAAACTCGATGAAGCAAGGGATGCGACAGTGATACAGATTGTTGACAAAGCGCTTACTCCTGAAAGGAGGGTTAAGCCTAAGAGAAAGCTTATGGTTATAGTAGCAACACTCTCTGCATTTTTGTGTTCCATTGGATATGTGTTATACAAGGAATATATGGATAAATCGGGTGCTATACGTGAGAATCGAGAACGAATAGATACCCTCAAAAAGTATTTAAACTTCAATCTTAACATTAATTTTAAAAAATTTATCTCGAAAAGAAAAACCCCATAA
- the wbaP gene encoding undecaprenyl-phosphate galactose phosphotransferase WbaP, which produces MGYIRNFIRIACLLVLDISAFYSAIILDKIFHNAFNLNFKIKLNFIFFDTLPLLVFLLPLMFYQQLYTKRFSFNDEVKRIVKVICLLIVVIIVIMLSQLFSFKAIPLLSLLELGFIFVFFLSLYRFIGKRILYHIGIGTENVIIIGAGSVGRLVLEGLQKEKNFGYNILGFLDNDPAKHGILIENKKVLGGTKELKEYLNKLSINSVIVAIPSLPIEELSELTNEVQKYAKKILLIPNLKGIALLNTELYHVFTKQLFLLQINNNLQSAFNRFTKWLFDMIVSIVFLPFIILAIIIIGILIKMDSPGPIFYRHTRVGQHGKKIDVIKFRSMYINSKEKLEEILKNDPEKRLEWETFYKLKDDPRITKIGKILRKTSLDELPQIFNVLKGDMSLVGPRPVLTDEIEKYYKEYAEYYFLVPPGITGLWQVSGRNDEDYDFRVNIDTWYVLNWSVWLDLTILFKTIKVVLKREGAY; this is translated from the coding sequence ATGGGATATATCAGAAATTTTATAAGAATAGCATGCTTATTAGTTTTAGACATATCTGCTTTTTATTCAGCAATAATTTTAGATAAAATATTTCACAATGCCTTTAATTTGAATTTTAAGATAAAATTGAATTTCATTTTTTTTGACACTTTACCATTATTGGTGTTTCTGCTACCCTTAATGTTTTATCAACAACTTTATACAAAACGTTTTAGTTTCAATGATGAGGTAAAAAGGATAGTAAAAGTAATATGTCTCCTTATAGTCGTAATCATAGTAATAATGTTAAGCCAGTTGTTTTCTTTTAAGGCTATACCTCTTTTATCTCTGTTGGAATTGGGTTTTATTTTTGTATTTTTTTTAAGTTTGTATCGTTTTATTGGAAAGAGAATCTTATACCATATAGGTATAGGAACTGAAAACGTAATTATAATAGGTGCTGGAAGCGTAGGTCGTCTTGTTTTAGAGGGTTTACAAAAAGAGAAGAATTTTGGATATAATATACTTGGTTTTCTCGATAATGACCCTGCAAAGCATGGGATTTTAATAGAAAATAAAAAAGTTTTAGGTGGGACAAAAGAACTAAAAGAATATTTAAATAAATTATCAATAAACTCTGTAATAGTTGCAATCCCTTCATTGCCTATAGAAGAGCTCTCGGAACTAACTAATGAAGTTCAAAAATACGCTAAAAAGATTTTGTTGATTCCCAATTTAAAGGGTATTGCATTACTCAATACAGAATTATATCATGTCTTTACAAAACAACTTTTTCTTCTCCAGATCAATAATAATCTGCAATCAGCCTTTAACAGGTTTACCAAATGGCTTTTTGACATGATTGTCTCTATAGTATTTTTGCCTTTTATAATTTTAGCCATAATTATAATTGGTATACTAATAAAAATGGATTCACCAGGCCCTATATTCTACAGGCACACAAGGGTTGGCCAGCACGGAAAAAAGATAGATGTGATAAAGTTCAGGAGTATGTATATAAATTCAAAAGAAAAATTAGAAGAAATATTAAAAAATGATCCAGAAAAGAGATTGGAATGGGAAACATTTTATAAATTAAAGGATGACCCTCGCATAACTAAAATTGGAAAAATATTGAGAAAAACATCACTGGACGAATTGCCACAAATTTTTAATGTATTAAAAGGAGACATGAGCCTCGTGGGTCCAAGACCTGTGTTAACAGATGAGATTGAAAAGTATTACAAGGAATATGCGGAATATTATTTTCTTGTGCCTCCTGGGATAACAGGTCTATGGCAGGTGAGTGGTAGAAATGATGAGGATTATGATTTTAGAGTCAATATTGATACGTGGTATGTTTTAAATTGGTCAGTATGGCTTGATTTAACAATATTGTTCAAGACAATTAAAGTTGTATTAAAAAGAGAGGGAGCATATTGA
- a CDS encoding glycosyltransferase encodes MLSNEIKDFKNLKVALIHYWLVTWRGGEKVIKAILELFPNVDIYTLFLDNGLKENFLPHYKIYTSILNKISFFKKHHQKVFPLYPFGIASLKLKDNYDLIISSESGPAKGIKKPEKIPHICYVHTPMRYCWGFTDEYLRALPPPVRPIANFFFILLKEWDKKTIDNVDLYVANSINVQQRIKRFYNRDAIVVYPPIDKDIFKDTGLKPKGMKCDYYLSFGALVPYKKIDLLVKVFNRRKDKLIIIGDGSEKKRLESMANQNIEFKGYVPDNELKKYIVNAKSLLFPGEEDFGMIPLEVMARGVPVIAYGKGGALETVLENDNPETSTGLFFYEQSEDAIEDAIKEFEKNETYYDPFFLRNHALKFNEDNFKLNFLQVVNQILKIY; translated from the coding sequence ATGTTATCTAATGAAATAAAAGATTTTAAAAATCTTAAAGTTGCCCTTATTCACTATTGGCTTGTAACATGGAGAGGTGGTGAGAAGGTCATTAAAGCAATCCTTGAGTTATTTCCAAATGTTGATATCTATACATTGTTTTTAGATAATGGGCTTAAAGAAAATTTTCTTCCTCATTACAAAATCTATACCTCAATTTTAAACAAAATTAGTTTTTTCAAAAAACATCACCAAAAGGTATTCCCCCTATATCCTTTCGGGATTGCTTCTCTTAAATTAAAGGATAATTATGATTTAATTATCTCATCAGAGTCTGGACCTGCAAAAGGTATTAAAAAACCTGAAAAGATTCCCCATATATGTTATGTTCATACACCAATGCGATACTGCTGGGGTTTTACTGATGAATATTTAAGAGCTCTCCCTCCACCAGTGAGACCTATTGCAAATTTCTTTTTTATTTTGCTAAAAGAATGGGATAAAAAGACGATTGATAATGTAGATTTATATGTGGCTAATTCTATTAATGTTCAACAACGTATAAAAAGATTTTATAATAGAGATGCAATAGTGGTCTATCCTCCTATTGATAAAGATATATTTAAAGATACTGGTTTGAAACCTAAAGGGATGAAATGCGATTATTATTTGAGTTTTGGTGCCCTTGTTCCATACAAAAAGATCGATTTATTAGTAAAAGTTTTTAATAGGAGAAAAGACAAATTAATAATCATAGGAGATGGAAGTGAAAAAAAACGACTTGAGTCAATGGCTAATCAAAATATAGAATTCAAGGGATACGTCCCTGACAATGAATTAAAAAAATATATTGTTAACGCAAAATCCCTGCTTTTCCCTGGGGAAGAAGATTTTGGCATGATCCCTTTAGAGGTAATGGCTAGAGGGGTGCCTGTTATAGCCTATGGTAAAGGTGGTGCTTTAGAAACTGTTTTAGAAAATGATAATCCTGAAACATCAACAGGACTATTTTTTTACGAACAGTCAGAAGATGCGATTGAAGATGCAATTAAAGAATTCGAAAAAAATGAAACTTATTACGACCCCTTTTTTTTAAGAAATCATGCTTTAAAATTTAATGAAGATAATTTCAAGTTAAACTTTTTACAGGTTGTTAACCAAATATTAAAAATATATTAA
- a CDS encoding glycosyltransferase family 1 protein, with protein MKANICIDARMLSASGIGTYLRNIIPFLIKKENIILVEKKEDIERHDWGSNVKIIGESTKIYSIKEQFKLPYKIPNCDLFWSPHYNVPIFPIKAKRRIVTIHDVFHFAFYNQLNLSQKMYAKIVMSAATRLSDKIITVSEFSKSEIVKYTGVDSNKINVIYNGIDTKKFSTIQNQEFLENVRQKYRLSNQFLLFVGNVKPHKNLHGLIKAFGLLKKHKKLEEFNLVIVGKKEGFITGDKEIERLINELSLEPFIKFTGFVMDNDLPAIYNLASALIFPSFYEGFGFPPIEAMACGCPVIASNTASLPEVCGDAVLYVDPNKTEDIAQKIELLLTNKSLIDRLKEMGFQRVRQFTWEKCAAETLKTIEEIIGI; from the coding sequence ATGAAGGCAAATATATGTATTGATGCCAGGATGTTATCTGCATCAGGGATTGGGACTTACCTGCGGAATATAATACCGTTTTTAATAAAAAAAGAAAACATTATCTTAGTTGAAAAAAAAGAGGATATTGAAAGGCATGATTGGGGCAGCAATGTAAAAATTATTGGTGAATCTACTAAGATTTATTCAATTAAAGAGCAGTTTAAACTACCATATAAAATTCCAAATTGCGATTTGTTTTGGTCACCCCACTATAATGTTCCGATATTTCCTATAAAGGCAAAAAGGCGCATTGTTACCATTCATGATGTTTTTCATTTTGCCTTTTATAATCAATTGAATTTATCTCAAAAGATGTATGCAAAAATAGTTATGAGCGCAGCCACCAGGCTATCAGATAAAATAATAACTGTATCAGAATTTTCAAAATCGGAGATTGTAAAATATACAGGCGTTGACTCAAATAAGATAAATGTAATATACAATGGAATAGATACAAAAAAATTTAGTACCATTCAAAATCAAGAATTTCTCGAAAATGTAAGACAAAAATACCGTTTGTCAAATCAATTTTTACTTTTTGTTGGGAATGTAAAGCCCCATAAAAATCTACATGGGCTAATTAAGGCTTTTGGATTATTAAAAAAACATAAGAAATTAGAGGAATTTAACCTCGTAATTGTGGGCAAGAAAGAAGGCTTTATAACAGGCGATAAAGAAATAGAAAGATTAATTAATGAATTGTCATTAGAACCGTTTATAAAATTCACAGGTTTTGTGATGGATAATGACCTGCCAGCTATATATAATTTAGCATCAGCATTGATATTTCCTTCTTTCTATGAAGGATTTGGGTTTCCGCCTATTGAGGCAATGGCTTGTGGTTGCCCTGTAATAGCCTCCAATACTGCATCATTGCCTGAAGTATGTGGAGACGCTGTTTTATATGTTGACCCTAACAAAACTGAAGATATAGCTCAAAAAATAGAATTATTATTAACCAATAAGAGTTTAATAGATAGGCTTAAAGAAATGGGATTTCAGAGGGTTAGACAATTCACATGGGAAAAATGCGCAGCTGAAACATTAAAAACAATAGAGGAAATCATAGGAATCTAA
- a CDS encoding glycosyltransferase, with protein sequence MRLTIAIPTYNRNDILLKNIRLLLPQLNNQCKLIIIDNCSDFPVKETLKDILCGFKHIEIKRNSINIGGNANIMRCFEYCETPYLWILGDDDPVKEDAIRIIFNNLEKKPDCTFFNFNTLIENDIIRDKTYFTKGAYEFVKGIDSFGRLLLISSNIYKVTEELKKSVIAGNLYQYSSAAHIVTLLLSLGNNSICCFSQEEIVMHGYNATPMELQGSPVVMALGLPIIFDLPLDFKVREELRNKILSWMKPRTVVRQLLLMSKFEDKKDEARYLYFIIRRRLFSLNRSLTIKMQLLLFDLFIIFPNLGFRVFAFFYKKTKGRSLNKDILAGRTF encoded by the coding sequence ATGCGCCTGACAATTGCTATACCTACATATAATCGTAATGACATTCTTCTTAAGAATATCAGGTTGCTCCTCCCTCAATTAAACAATCAATGCAAATTGATCATTATAGATAACTGTTCTGATTTTCCAGTTAAAGAAACTCTTAAAGATATTCTATGTGGCTTTAAACATATAGAGATAAAAAGAAACAGCATTAATATTGGTGGAAATGCAAACATAATGAGATGTTTTGAATATTGCGAGACACCATATCTCTGGATTTTAGGGGATGATGACCCTGTAAAAGAAGATGCAATAAGAATAATTTTCAACAATTTAGAAAAGAAACCTGATTGCACTTTCTTTAATTTTAATACTTTAATTGAAAATGATATTATAAGAGATAAAACTTATTTTACAAAAGGTGCTTATGAATTTGTAAAGGGTATTGATTCATTTGGGCGTCTTCTGCTCATATCATCTAATATTTATAAAGTTACAGAGGAATTAAAAAAAAGCGTAATAGCAGGCAATCTCTATCAATATTCAAGTGCCGCACATATAGTAACATTGCTTTTATCACTTGGAAATAATAGCATATGTTGCTTTTCACAGGAAGAAATTGTTATGCATGGCTATAATGCAACACCTATGGAGTTACAGGGTTCTCCTGTTGTTATGGCACTTGGTTTACCAATTATATTTGATCTACCTCTTGATTTTAAAGTTAGAGAAGAATTGAGAAATAAAATACTTTCATGGATGAAGCCCAGGACTGTTGTCAGACAGCTTTTATTGATGTCTAAATTTGAGGACAAAAAAGATGAGGCACGTTATCTTTATTTTATTATCAGAAGAAGGCTTTTTTCATTGAATCGTTCCTTAACAATCAAGATGCAGCTTTTATTATTTGACCTTTTCATCATCTTTCCAAACTTGGGATTCAGGGTCTTTGCATTTTTTTACAAAAAAACAAAAGGAAGAAGTCTAAATAAAGATATATTAGCAGGCAGGACATTTTAA
- a CDS encoding glycosyltransferase family 2 protein yields MNKNLIFIDWPNERLEPVLITYNRAKYLERTLNYFYNAGLTSMKLHILDNNSTDNTREIVMQYQNKWPFLKYHKNKYNIGGNANILRAIEIVDSEYSWVIGDDDEWYLDDLNELMEQLKKGDADIIRLGWLVSERSKGKMLFATDLTASEKMFFASVSMISATIVKRDLFKRYLPEAYMNTGDAYPQLVPFIRGYEEGPLKVYSLKKDIMLHTPSSEPGYYVGLEWFAGWFRTGRFFNNEKNCEQFINEVMYYTIFMNYKKVNFLGQIRLFDNILTNALRVKALGFPQAKHLLSMIAYGKGWRIHLFFVIILYSMAPKWLLTPIMKILRSLLHRPDIETARKKILSGRYNRL; encoded by the coding sequence ATGAATAAAAATTTGATTTTTATCGATTGGCCAAACGAAAGGCTTGAACCTGTCCTTATTACTTATAACAGAGCTAAGTATTTAGAAAGAACGCTAAATTATTTTTATAACGCAGGTTTGACTTCAATGAAGTTGCATATACTGGATAACAATTCAACTGATAATACAAGGGAAATAGTTATGCAGTATCAAAATAAATGGCCTTTTCTAAAGTATCATAAAAATAAATATAATATAGGTGGTAATGCAAATATACTTAGGGCGATAGAGATTGTGGATTCAGAGTATAGTTGGGTTATTGGAGATGATGATGAATGGTATCTTGATGATTTAAATGAATTAATGGAACAACTTAAAAAAGGTGATGCAGATATAATTAGATTAGGCTGGCTTGTTTCTGAGAGAAGTAAAGGAAAGATGCTTTTTGCAACTGACTTGACAGCATCGGAGAAAATGTTTTTTGCAAGTGTAAGTATGATCTCTGCAACGATAGTTAAAAGAGATCTTTTCAAAAGATATCTACCTGAAGCATATATGAATACAGGCGATGCCTATCCACAGCTTGTCCCATTTATAAGAGGATATGAGGAGGGCCCCTTAAAAGTTTATAGCTTAAAGAAAGATATAATGCTGCACACGCCGAGTTCAGAGCCTGGATATTATGTTGGCTTGGAATGGTTTGCAGGATGGTTCAGAACAGGAAGATTTTTCAACAATGAAAAAAATTGTGAGCAATTTATCAATGAAGTTATGTACTATACAATATTTATGAATTATAAGAAGGTTAACTTTTTAGGGCAGATTAGATTATTCGACAATATACTTACAAACGCCCTCAGGGTTAAAGCCCTGGGATTCCCTCAGGCAAAACATTTACTCTCCATGATTGCGTATGGTAAAGGTTGGCGGATCCATTTATTTTTTGTAATAATTTTATATTCTATGGCACCTAAATGGCTATTGACCCCTATCATGAAAATATTAAGATCTCTGCTTCATCGTCCTGACATAGAAACTGCACGGAAAAAGATACTATCAGGACGTTATAATAGGCTATAA
- a CDS encoding methyltransferase domain-containing protein, whose protein sequence is MSDSLIKISKIDEDAPYDLIVCAHVLEHIVNLGEVINDLTKLLTENGIIYIEVPYDFMGAIREKSGIDQHINFFSLTSINNIAHYFNLNLLYLRKKNYLYGAWYTKCIMRCFSKE, encoded by the coding sequence ATGTCAGATAGTTTAATAAAAATTTCAAAGATAGACGAAGATGCGCCATATGATTTAATCGTTTGCGCCCATGTGTTAGAACATATTGTAAATCTGGGTGAGGTTATAAATGATTTAACTAAACTTTTGACTGAAAATGGAATAATTTATATTGAGGTTCCATATGATTTTATGGGTGCCATAAGAGAAAAGTCTGGTATTGACCAGCATATAAATTTTTTTTCATTAACTTCAATTAATAATATAGCCCATTATTTTAATTTAAATCTCCTTTATTTAAGAAAAAAGAATTATTTGTATGGTGCATGGTATACAAAATGCATTATGCGCTGTTTTTCAAAAGAATAA
- a CDS encoding HAD-IIA family hydrolase, translating into MNTFDRLLKNVNAMAIDLDGVVYAGDNLLPYAKEFIAFSRNIGKSIFFITNNSGKSRKNITKKLKNLGIDANIDEVYSSGYATGLFLKQLDIKKDVYVIGSDELKEELTGLQIDLSEKPDCKYLVVGFDKDFTYEKIAISFQMIQEGAIFIACNRDKSYPINDGKSMPACNAMIAAIEYTTGKKPDYVIGKPETFMLEIISKKYNFQPNEIIVIGDSPETDIVMANKFGSPSVLVSKNFIKKQLKGTNKPSLLIKSLKIDI; encoded by the coding sequence ATGAATACCTTTGATAGGCTATTAAAAAACGTCAATGCTATGGCAATAGATTTGGATGGAGTTGTATATGCCGGCGATAATCTTTTACCTTATGCAAAGGAATTTATTGCATTCTCACGAAATATTGGTAAATCAATTTTTTTTATTACAAACAATTCTGGGAAAAGTAGAAAAAATATAACAAAAAAATTAAAAAACTTAGGAATAGATGCAAACATTGACGAGGTCTATAGCTCAGGTTATGCAACAGGTCTTTTTCTCAAACAGCTTGATATAAAAAAGGATGTTTATGTTATAGGTTCTGATGAACTTAAGGAAGAATTGACTGGTTTACAAATAGATTTGTCAGAAAAGCCTGATTGTAAATATTTGGTTGTTGGATTCGACAAAGATTTTACTTATGAAAAGATAGCTATAAGTTTTCAAATGATTCAGGAGGGGGCAATATTTATTGCATGTAACAGAGATAAAAGTTACCCTATAAATGATGGTAAATCAATGCCTGCATGTAATGCCATGATAGCTGCCATAGAATACACTACAGGAAAGAAACCAGATTATGTAATTGGAAAACCAGAAACCTTTATGCTGGAGATTATCTCAAAAAAATATAATTTTCAACCGAATGAGATAATAGTAATAGGTGATAGCCCAGAAACTGATATTGTAATGGCTAATAAGTTTGGCTCACCATCTGTTCTTGTTTCCAAAAATTTCATAAAGAAGCAATTAAAAGGCACCAATAAACCAAGTCTTCTAATAAAATCATTAAAAATAGACATTTAA
- a CDS encoding aldolase/citrate lyase family protein: MNSVELEMVDVLKELKEKYAVAGVKAEFEAEGTRTEELMRLKEICLAAEVNLTLKIGGCEAVRDMYDARSVGVNHLVAPMVETPFALQKYLRAINIVFPSDEQEEVEFLINVETITTVEQFDDMLKIPEINTLNGIVVGRVDLTGSMGLDRKSVNADHIYEITESLLKKAKARGMTCVVGGAIAVDSLPFLRKIPAGLLDRYETRKICFQVPDALGKDADKGILRAVWFELLWLKNKRAYYKTIAEEDEKRIVMLEERFKK, encoded by the coding sequence ATGAATTCAGTAGAATTAGAGATGGTAGATGTTTTAAAAGAGCTGAAAGAAAAATATGCCGTTGCTGGCGTTAAAGCAGAATTTGAGGCTGAGGGGACAAGGACAGAAGAACTGATGCGCCTGAAAGAGATCTGTCTTGCAGCAGAAGTTAATCTGACTTTAAAGATAGGTGGTTGTGAGGCTGTTCGTGATATGTATGATGCTCGTTCTGTTGGGGTCAATCATTTGGTTGCTCCTATGGTAGAGACGCCCTTTGCATTGCAAAAATATTTAAGGGCTATCAATATAGTTTTTCCTTCAGATGAGCAGGAAGAAGTTGAGTTCTTGATTAATGTAGAAACAATCACAACAGTTGAACAATTCGATGATATGTTAAAAATACCTGAAATTAACACCCTTAATGGTATTGTAGTGGGAAGGGTTGACCTAACAGGCTCAATGGGATTGGACAGAAAATCAGTTAATGCAGATCATATTTATGAGATAACAGAGAGTCTTTTGAAAAAAGCAAAAGCAAGGGGTATGACTTGTGTGGTTGGTGGTGCTATTGCAGTGGATTCATTGCCTTTTTTGAGGAAAATCCCTGCAGGTTTGTTAGATAGATATGAAACCAGAAAAATATGTTTTCAGGTTCCAGATGCCCTTGGTAAAGATGCAGATAAAGGTATTTTGCGTGCTGTTTGGTTTGAATTGTTATGGTTAAAAAATAAACGTGCTTACTATAAAACTATTGCAGAAGAAGATGAAAAAAGAATAGTGATGCTTGAAGAAAGATTTAAAAAGTAG
- a CDS encoding aldolase/citrate lyase family protein — protein sequence MNRIEQKMVDILKDLKENYGAISVRAEFEAEGTKLEELLRLKEISMTAGLGLTLKIGGCESIRDMLEAHTVGVNYIVAPMVESPYALRKYLQAIEKIFPIDELKNIEVLCNIETKTACENLDGMIKIPEIKYLKGIVIERVDLCFSLGRSEKDINDHDINEIVLDTIKKAKGGSLSCTIGGGVSAHSLAFFKGIPNGFLDRYETRKVCFSFPEAIKSDPEKGILKALGFELLWLKNKTNYFKGIYESDTARMDLIERRYLREIDALI from the coding sequence ATGAATAGAATTGAACAAAAGATGGTAGACATTCTTAAGGATTTGAAGGAAAATTATGGAGCTATAAGTGTAAGGGCAGAATTTGAGGCAGAAGGAACTAAGCTTGAGGAACTGCTAAGATTGAAAGAAATAAGCATGACAGCTGGATTAGGGCTAACGCTTAAAATTGGAGGTTGTGAATCCATAAGAGATATGCTTGAAGCTCATACAGTAGGTGTTAACTATATAGTGGCTCCTATGGTTGAATCACCTTATGCATTGAGGAAATATTTACAGGCAATAGAAAAGATATTTCCCATCGATGAATTGAAAAACATTGAGGTACTCTGCAATATAGAAACGAAAACTGCCTGTGAAAATTTAGATGGAATGATAAAAATACCAGAGATAAAGTATTTAAAAGGTATAGTAATAGAAAGAGTAGATCTCTGTTTTTCCCTTGGTAGGAGCGAGAAAGATATAAATGACCATGATATTAATGAAATAGTTCTTGATACTATAAAAAAGGCAAAAGGTGGTAGCCTAAGTTGCACAATAGGCGGTGGGGTATCTGCTCATTCACTTGCTTTTTTTAAAGGAATCCCTAATGGTTTTTTAGATAGATATGAGACAAGAAAGGTCTGTTTTTCATTCCCAGAAGCCATAAAATCAGATCCAGAAAAGGGTATTCTAAAAGCGCTTGGATTTGAGTTATTGTGGTTAAAGAATAAGACTAATTATTTTAAAGGTATATACGAGTCTGATACAGCAAGGATGGATCTGATAGAGAGGCGTTATTTAAGAGAGATAGATGCTCTTATATAA